A section of the bacterium genome encodes:
- the kdsB gene encoding 3-deoxy-manno-octulosonate cytidylyltransferase: MKVLGVIPARLHSTRLPKKVLREIIGHPMIEYVYRRAKKCDLLTDVLIATDSEEVMATCKKVGINAIMTGEHSSGSDRLYEVLTKTDADIYVNIQGDEPMVSPDQLRLLLCPFMESKQTMVTTLCTPISDEDAQDPSNVKVVIDKNGNALYFSRWSIPYDRDGKGAVQRFKHIGLYGYRRDALERFHHLPTSPLEEAEKLEQLRLLSNGIPIHVIETTVDTIGVDTEEDLKQVEAYFFSHPEEQL, encoded by the coding sequence TTGAAAGTTTTAGGTGTAATTCCGGCTAGGCTGCATTCAACCCGACTGCCTAAAAAAGTTCTGCGTGAAATTATCGGACACCCGATGATCGAATATGTTTACCGGAGAGCCAAAAAGTGCGATTTGCTCACTGATGTGCTGATTGCGACCGACTCGGAAGAGGTAATGGCGACCTGCAAGAAGGTGGGGATAAACGCGATCATGACAGGTGAACACTCCTCCGGAAGCGACCGATTATATGAAGTCCTGACAAAAACCGACGCCGATATCTATGTGAATATTCAGGGTGATGAACCTATGGTTTCCCCCGACCAACTCCGTCTTCTTCTCTGCCCTTTCATGGAATCAAAACAAACGATGGTCACAACGTTATGCACCCCCATCAGCGATGAAGACGCCCAAGATCCGAGTAATGTAAAAGTGGTTATTGATAAGAATGGCAACGCACTCTACTTCTCACGTTGGTCTATTCCTTATGATCGAGATGGAAAAGGCGCTGTCCAACGCTTCAAACACATTGGCCTATATGGCTATCGAAGAGATGCCCTAGAGAGATTCCATCATCTGCCGACCAGCCCCCTTGAGGAAGCTGAAAAACTCGAACAACTTCGCTTGCTTTCAAATGGCATTCCCATTCACGTCATTGAAACGACTGTGGATACAATCGGGGTTGATACGGAAGAAGATTTGAAGCAAGTAGAAGCCTATTTCTTTTCACACCCTGAAGAACAGCTATAG
- a CDS encoding endonuclease MutS2 has protein sequence MDEHTLRVLDFSAVLELLIERTETTLGAERAAALLPLSDVKQVYSWQQLTSEARLLIEHEQPPSLASIRDIGVPIARAQRGGSLNVEEMMAVYDTLIASRRIHDYLTSRGEKYPQLTFIARNICPQPQLEQRISNTFGPDGQVKDSASAELARIRRSHKAASGRLVEKMQRMLNSSGVRTALQEPILTQRDGRYCLPIKAEYRGRIKGIVHDTSASGATLYVEPEEAIVLGNEVREHESAERYEVERILSQLSADIGVKADELGAMLDASASLDLAFAKGKLSDDLDCIEPKIRDDCSLYLRHVRHPLIPKESVVPINVELGRSIKALLITGPNTGGKTVALKTVGLAVLMTQCGLHVLATDAQISVFPGVFADIGDEQSIHQSLSTFSAHLHNIIKILNHLEPGVLILLDEIGAGTDPTEGSALAKALLNEFVNKGARVMCSTHYGELKAFAYNTPGFQNAAVEFDVATLKPTYRLKMGAPGASHALSIAERLGLPTDIVEKAKEQLSEEDLDIMLMLQKLEVTQKEAELALEDAKKRSSELKVQQDQIKEEHERVEVIRREAKGKVQDQIRKLLDEIRGEARDILDQLRQSGRESKTTEKLRDDLKVLETVAKETAEVVTPKQPVLQPSRPLKKGDRVRVAGYEQTGTLMSEPKDGEVTVIMGSLRMNLPLSELTLIEKPEGSKFPRHSVSLSTEKTMNISTELYIRRMRAEEALLELDKYLDDASLAGVDQARIVHGKGTGTLRHLVREHLRKNNAVESFRDGDASEGGNGVTIVRFKR, from the coding sequence ATGGATGAGCATACTTTACGAGTTTTGGATTTTTCCGCAGTGTTGGAACTGTTAATCGAGCGGACTGAGACGACCCTTGGGGCTGAACGTGCCGCGGCTTTATTGCCTTTATCCGATGTAAAACAGGTCTATAGTTGGCAGCAACTTACTTCAGAGGCGCGTCTTCTGATTGAGCATGAGCAACCCCCTTCGTTGGCAAGTATTCGAGATATTGGTGTGCCAATCGCTCGCGCTCAACGTGGCGGTTCGCTAAATGTCGAAGAGATGATGGCGGTTTACGATACGCTTATAGCTTCGCGGCGAATCCATGACTATCTCACCTCACGTGGGGAAAAATATCCCCAATTGACCTTTATTGCTCGGAATATATGTCCGCAACCCCAACTCGAACAGCGGATATCGAACACCTTTGGTCCTGATGGTCAAGTCAAAGATAGCGCAAGCGCTGAGCTGGCGCGCATTCGACGGAGTCATAAAGCAGCTTCCGGCCGATTGGTCGAGAAGATGCAACGAATGTTGAACTCGAGTGGAGTAAGAACTGCTCTTCAGGAACCTATCCTCACCCAACGCGATGGACGATACTGCTTGCCCATTAAAGCCGAGTATCGAGGTCGTATTAAAGGGATCGTTCACGACACCAGCGCCAGTGGAGCAACTTTGTATGTCGAACCGGAAGAGGCCATTGTTCTAGGCAACGAGGTTCGTGAACACGAATCGGCGGAGAGATATGAAGTTGAGCGGATACTCTCACAGCTTTCGGCTGATATTGGGGTTAAAGCGGATGAATTGGGGGCGATGCTCGATGCATCGGCATCGCTCGACCTGGCTTTTGCTAAGGGTAAGCTTAGTGATGATTTAGATTGCATTGAACCGAAAATAAGGGATGATTGTTCGCTATATCTCCGTCATGTTCGGCACCCACTGATTCCCAAAGAAAGTGTGGTTCCGATCAATGTCGAGCTGGGGCGCTCAATTAAGGCGTTGCTTATCACTGGTCCAAATACTGGCGGCAAGACAGTTGCCCTTAAAACAGTCGGTCTTGCTGTTCTTATGACCCAATGCGGTCTTCACGTGTTGGCTACTGATGCGCAGATTTCGGTATTTCCGGGTGTCTTTGCAGATATTGGGGATGAACAGAGCATTCATCAATCACTCTCCACTTTCTCCGCTCATTTGCACAATATCATCAAAATACTCAATCATCTTGAACCTGGAGTACTTATTCTTTTGGATGAAATTGGAGCAGGGACCGATCCGACGGAGGGGTCTGCTCTGGCCAAGGCTTTACTGAATGAATTTGTCAATAAGGGCGCTCGGGTGATGTGCTCAACACATTATGGTGAGTTGAAGGCGTTCGCTTATAATACTCCCGGTTTCCAAAATGCGGCTGTGGAATTTGATGTGGCAACTCTCAAACCGACCTACCGATTGAAAATGGGGGCTCCTGGGGCAAGTCATGCGTTATCAATCGCAGAGCGGTTGGGTTTGCCGACTGACATTGTGGAGAAGGCCAAAGAGCAGCTTTCAGAAGAAGACCTGGATATAATGCTCATGCTTCAGAAGCTGGAGGTGACGCAAAAAGAGGCTGAACTGGCTCTTGAAGATGCTAAAAAGCGATCTTCTGAACTGAAGGTTCAACAAGATCAAATAAAAGAGGAACACGAACGTGTCGAAGTCATCCGTCGTGAAGCTAAAGGCAAAGTGCAGGACCAGATTCGTAAGCTTCTTGATGAAATTAGAGGCGAAGCGAGAGACATTCTAGACCAACTCCGTCAATCCGGACGTGAAAGTAAGACTACTGAAAAGCTTCGAGATGATTTGAAAGTTCTCGAAACAGTCGCTAAGGAAACGGCTGAAGTTGTGACACCCAAACAACCCGTTCTACAACCCAGTCGACCCTTAAAAAAAGGAGATCGAGTGAGGGTAGCCGGTTACGAACAGACCGGCACTTTGATGAGTGAGCCCAAAGATGGCGAAGTGACGGTCATAATGGGTAGCTTGCGCATGAACCTGCCATTGTCCGAATTGACTTTAATCGAAAAGCCTGAGGGATCAAAGTTCCCCAGACATTCAGTCAGCCTGTCAACTGAGAAGACAATGAATATCTCTACCGAGCTTTATATTCGGCGAATGCGTGCAGAAGAGGCATTATTGGAATTAGATAAATATCTCGATGATGCCTCTTTAGCCGGTGTAGATCAGGCTCGAATAGTGCATGGGAAAGGCACAGGTACGTTGCGTCATCTCGTCAGAGAGCATTTGCGAAAAAATAATGCGGTTGAATCGTTTAGGGATGGAGATGCAAGCGAGGGCGGGAATGGCGTTACGATCGTTCGATTTAAGCGATAA
- a CDS encoding flagellar motor protein MotB, giving the protein MAQLQPIIIKKVTKGHAAHHGGAWKVAFADFMTAMMAFFLVMWIVGMNDEVKASIQGYFQDPAGFTKSSRGSGSPLMGGNNLSIGNPSTHNRTDMSKEEEVAERNQLKTAKQHLEKQLQDTPSLQGLTNSVTITLDNDGLRIELLEGPQPRFFALGCAETKPATVAILSMVAREIGKLQNRITLEGHTDRRPYSSSSSMTNWELSTDRANAARRIMVARGLHENQIAEVRGYADQKLRMPSDPFHYSNRRVTILVKYEQFAGQINLRKDVKENLKQLLPSIAPNLAAGENNQKSK; this is encoded by the coding sequence ATGGCCCAACTACAACCGATTATCATCAAGAAGGTTACCAAAGGTCATGCCGCACATCACGGCGGAGCGTGGAAGGTCGCGTTCGCCGACTTTATGACCGCAATGATGGCATTCTTCTTGGTCATGTGGATTGTTGGTATGAATGATGAGGTTAAAGCGTCCATCCAAGGATACTTCCAAGATCCTGCAGGATTTACTAAATCATCTAGAGGAAGCGGTAGTCCTTTAATGGGCGGAAATAATCTAAGCATCGGAAATCCCTCTACTCACAATCGCACTGATATGAGTAAGGAAGAAGAAGTCGCCGAACGCAACCAATTAAAAACAGCAAAACAGCATTTAGAGAAACAACTACAGGATACACCCAGCCTGCAAGGGCTTACAAACTCCGTAACAATTACTCTCGATAATGATGGGCTGCGGATCGAGCTTTTGGAAGGCCCTCAACCACGTTTCTTCGCTCTAGGCTGCGCCGAGACCAAACCGGCAACGGTTGCAATCCTTTCTATGGTTGCTCGCGAAATCGGCAAATTACAGAATAGAATTACTCTGGAAGGCCATACTGATAGACGACCTTACTCTTCGAGTTCTTCAATGACCAACTGGGAACTCTCAACCGATCGCGCTAACGCAGCTCGGCGTATCATGGTCGCACGCGGGCTTCATGAAAACCAGATAGCGGAAGTGAGAGGATATGCAGATCAAAAGCTACGCATGCCATCTGACCCCTTCCATTATTCCAATCGACGAGTAACAATCCTCGTTAAATACGAACAGTTTGCCGGCCAAATAAATCTCCGCAAAGATGTGAAAGAGAACCTCAAACAATTATTGCCTTCGATAGCTCCTAACCTTGCTGCCGGAGAGAATAACCAAAAGAGCAAATAG
- the motA gene encoding flagellar motor stator protein MotA: MTLVGLLVVFGAVIGGFAFAGGKPMVLMQISEFIVIGGAAFGSILVANPPSILGKIVSTSMATLKGSPYTTANYLELLKMFYELFQLARREGLLALETHIEHPHESELLSKYPAFLSEKHAVEFLADTMKVVLTGTVQPHDLLDMMDMDLERHHEEAMIVPGVITKIADAMPGFGIIAAVLGVVLTMGAIGGPPEVIGEKVGAALVGTFLGVLLAYGVFGPLAVAMESLVSAQSQYYACIKQAILSFARGDSPMTAVEFARRNIEPSNRPSLVEMENAVKNKKQAEAA; this comes from the coding sequence ATGACGTTAGTTGGGCTATTAGTGGTATTTGGCGCTGTTATTGGCGGATTTGCTTTTGCCGGCGGCAAACCTATGGTTTTGATGCAAATATCCGAGTTCATCGTCATTGGCGGTGCAGCGTTCGGCAGCATCTTGGTAGCTAACCCACCCTCGATCTTAGGCAAAATAGTCTCTACATCGATGGCAACCCTCAAAGGCAGTCCCTACACTACCGCCAATTATCTTGAGCTCCTGAAGATGTTCTATGAGTTATTCCAATTAGCTCGACGAGAGGGATTATTAGCGCTTGAAACCCACATCGAACACCCGCATGAGAGCGAACTCCTTTCTAAGTATCCCGCTTTCCTGAGTGAGAAACATGCGGTTGAGTTTCTTGCCGATACCATGAAAGTCGTCCTTACTGGCACTGTACAACCTCATGACCTTCTCGATATGATGGACATGGATTTGGAACGACATCATGAAGAAGCGATGATTGTGCCCGGTGTTATCACCAAGATTGCCGATGCAATGCCTGGCTTCGGAATTATTGCGGCGGTTCTTGGTGTAGTTCTCACCATGGGAGCTATTGGCGGCCCCCCAGAGGTAATTGGCGAAAAAGTTGGCGCTGCGCTTGTAGGAACATTCCTTGGAGTACTATTGGCCTATGGTGTCTTCGGCCCATTAGCTGTCGCCATGGAAAGTCTAGTAAGTGCTCAATCACAATATTATGCCTGTATCAAGCAAGCCATCCTTTCTTTCGCAAGAGGCGACTCGCCAATGACTGCAGTTGAATTCGCACGACGTAATATTGAGCCGTCCAATCGTCCCAGCTTGGTCGAAATGGAAAATGCCGTTAAAAACAAGAAACAAGCGGAAGCAGCTTAA
- the prmC gene encoding peptide chain release factor N(5)-glutamine methyltransferase, translating to MRILDKIQKVRAKLVQAGIDERLDAELLVSASLEQSRTWLLAHSNDEFNIKADERLNELVNRRLDREPLPYILGYREFYGLDFIVTPDVLIPRPETELLVETVLKWSQDKVNVDILEIGTGSGCIGITLAVMNPTLRVVATDRSEKALSIAKKNFDLQADKIGDRLSLLHANWLEPFQDTSVDVVVANLPYVALTESSILPEEVRRWEPSMALYADDEGLAAFEIVIPEAKRVLKPSGLIALEVGYTQSDRVNDLLVNSGFMEIQIVNDLAGIPRVVWGNAPPSSN from the coding sequence ATGAGAATTCTTGATAAGATCCAAAAGGTTCGGGCAAAGCTGGTTCAAGCCGGAATCGATGAGCGTTTGGACGCTGAATTGCTGGTCTCAGCATCACTCGAACAATCAAGAACCTGGCTTCTTGCTCATTCCAATGATGAGTTTAATATAAAAGCCGATGAGCGACTAAATGAATTAGTCAACCGCCGCCTCGATAGGGAGCCTTTACCCTACATCCTAGGTTATCGTGAATTTTATGGCCTCGACTTCATTGTTACCCCCGATGTGCTAATCCCCCGCCCCGAAACTGAATTGCTTGTAGAAACTGTTTTAAAGTGGTCTCAAGATAAAGTCAACGTCGATATTTTAGAGATTGGGACAGGTAGCGGATGCATCGGTATCACTCTTGCTGTAATGAACCCAACTCTTAGAGTAGTTGCGACTGATCGGTCTGAAAAGGCGCTATCGATCGCTAAGAAGAACTTTGATCTCCAAGCAGATAAAATTGGCGACAGGCTATCTCTTCTTCATGCAAACTGGTTGGAGCCGTTCCAAGATACAAGTGTCGATGTGGTCGTTGCCAACTTGCCTTATGTTGCTCTAACTGAGAGTTCAATCCTGCCCGAAGAGGTCAGGCGATGGGAACCTTCGATGGCTCTTTATGCTGATGATGAGGGACTAGCAGCCTTTGAAATCGTTATACCGGAAGCAAAAAGAGTTTTAAAGCCCTCAGGTCTAATAGCACTGGAAGTCGGCTACACTCAATCGGACAGGGTTAATGACTTATTAGTAAATTCCGGCTTTATGGAAATTCAAATAGTAAACGATCTCGCCGGAATCCCACGAGTAGTTTGGGGAAATGCTCCACCTTCATCGAATTAA
- a CDS encoding DNA adenine methylase, translating to MPGSLTISNRKYLGAKYRLLDFLLDAMRKQTDGKFGVFFDPFSGTGVVAETVRREKGCDHVIANDLLYSNYVTNCCFLQPPKSVPLKRLKEILSELNHTEALWGYVFQNYGNLYFTWDNAAAIDGVREEIKKLKPSLDDWEYKVLLTSLLYAVDRAANTCGQYDAFLKNIHRGGNDSVQHLVDENVLKPLKLKLPTLYDGASANVYCEDANSLINQIECDTVYLDPPYNSRQYCDLYHVLENIAQWNKPELKGKTRKFDRDYIKSDYCRRHRAAHALEDLVSRLHCRHLFLSYSDEGLLTSDTIKKILGRLGKVTIFEQEYPVFGNGAGRARKRHVTERLYYVNC from the coding sequence ATGCCAGGTTCACTGACTATCTCAAATCGAAAGTATCTGGGGGCGAAATACCGTCTTCTCGACTTTCTGCTTGATGCAATGCGAAAGCAGACGGATGGTAAATTCGGCGTATTCTTCGATCCATTTTCCGGAACTGGTGTTGTCGCTGAAACAGTTAGGCGAGAAAAAGGCTGCGACCATGTGATAGCCAACGACTTACTGTATTCAAATTACGTTACGAATTGCTGCTTCCTCCAACCCCCCAAGTCAGTGCCATTAAAACGCTTGAAAGAGATCCTGTCTGAACTCAATCACACAGAGGCTCTATGGGGTTATGTGTTTCAGAACTATGGCAATCTCTATTTCACATGGGACAATGCGGCGGCGATTGATGGGGTAAGGGAGGAAATCAAGAAACTGAAACCCAGCTTGGATGATTGGGAATATAAAGTGCTTCTGACCTCCTTACTTTATGCCGTAGATAGGGCGGCTAATACCTGTGGGCAATACGACGCCTTTCTAAAAAATATTCACCGAGGCGGAAATGATAGCGTGCAGCATTTGGTCGATGAGAATGTTTTGAAACCATTGAAATTGAAATTGCCAACGCTTTATGACGGTGCCAGTGCCAACGTCTATTGCGAAGATGCCAATTCGCTCATTAACCAAATCGAGTGCGACACCGTCTACCTCGACCCGCCCTATAACAGCCGTCAGTATTGCGATTTATATCATGTATTGGAAAACATCGCCCAATGGAACAAACCTGAACTTAAAGGCAAAACCCGCAAGTTCGATCGGGATTATATAAAGAGCGATTATTGCCGCCGACATCGCGCTGCACATGCCCTCGAAGATCTCGTCAGCCGTCTTCACTGCCGACATCTGTTTTTAAGCTACAGCGATGAGGGCTTACTAACATCTGATACGATAAAGAAGATTTTAGGGCGCCTGGGAAAGGTCACAATATTCGAGCAAGAGTATCCGGTGTTTGGCAATGGCGCTGGTCGCGCTCGCAAGCGTCATGTGACAGAGCGTTTATACTATGTCAATTGTTAA
- the hflX gene encoding GTPase HflX: protein MPKQEFQNTQQTERAVLVFVNPNKADDEYVEEELRELARTAELEVVADFRQRRPRPEQKTFLGKGMTQDLFAHLNEIKADVVIVDAGLSPVQGRNLEKILQTKVIDRPQLILDIFAQRAHSKEGYLQVELAQLSYLLPRLTTLYTQFERQQGGIGVRGPGETKLESDRQVVKKRISSLAKDIEELRRQRQHQRDSRRRYPFPFGTIVGYTSAGKSTLLNTLSGSEIFTDKKLFATLDPTTRRVVLTDGYSIFLTDTVGFIRNLPAGLVAAFKATLEEVSEADFLVHVVDVSNPKWELQHDVVLETLDALGAGNTPILTVFNKCDLVHDQYPLRELVSQHPNSVYISAKHAQGIPYLMDVLTKIVQNLLNSTTALVPYSSSDLVSDCYEYGKVISVDYREDGILIEAEVVGEMAARLKPYVVEK from the coding sequence ATGCCCAAACAAGAATTTCAGAATACGCAACAAACGGAACGCGCAGTGCTTGTTTTCGTTAATCCTAACAAGGCTGATGATGAATACGTTGAAGAGGAACTCCGTGAGTTGGCGCGTACCGCAGAACTGGAGGTTGTAGCCGACTTCAGGCAAAGGCGTCCCCGTCCGGAGCAGAAAACTTTTCTCGGAAAGGGCATGACACAAGATCTTTTTGCCCACTTAAACGAAATTAAAGCCGATGTGGTAATCGTCGACGCTGGACTAAGTCCAGTTCAAGGACGAAACCTCGAAAAGATCCTCCAAACAAAGGTCATCGACCGTCCGCAATTAATCTTAGACATCTTCGCTCAAAGAGCTCACTCAAAAGAAGGCTACCTCCAAGTTGAATTAGCCCAACTAAGCTACTTGCTACCTCGTCTTACTACTCTTTATACACAATTTGAGCGTCAACAGGGTGGAATTGGTGTTCGAGGGCCTGGTGAGACTAAGCTCGAATCGGACCGTCAGGTAGTTAAAAAACGGATATCATCTTTAGCAAAAGATATCGAAGAATTGCGCCGCCAACGCCAGCATCAACGCGATTCAAGACGCCGTTATCCTTTCCCCTTCGGGACCATTGTCGGCTATACCAGCGCTGGCAAATCAACTTTGCTCAATACACTTTCAGGTTCAGAAATATTCACCGATAAAAAGCTTTTCGCCACCCTTGATCCGACCACTCGACGAGTCGTGCTAACTGACGGCTATTCAATCTTCTTAACCGATACGGTTGGCTTCATTCGGAACCTACCAGCCGGTCTTGTAGCGGCATTTAAAGCAACCCTTGAAGAAGTCAGCGAGGCAGATTTTTTGGTGCATGTGGTCGATGTCAGCAACCCTAAGTGGGAATTGCAGCATGATGTTGTGCTTGAAACACTCGATGCGCTTGGCGCCGGCAATACGCCTATTCTAACAGTATTTAATAAGTGCGATTTGGTACACGATCAGTACCCATTGCGCGAACTGGTTTCACAGCATCCTAATTCGGTCTATATATCCGCTAAACATGCACAAGGCATACCCTATTTGATGGATGTGCTAACGAAAATAGTGCAAAACCTACTGAATTCCACCACTGCTCTCGTTCCCTATTCATCGAGCGACCTTGTGTCTGATTGCTACGAGTATGGCAAGGTAATTTCAGTTGATTATAGAGAAGATGGCATTCTAATCGAGGCGGAGGTCGTTGGCGAAATGGCGGCACGGCTTAAACCTTATGTTGTTGAGAAATAA